Below is a window of Geomonas oryzisoli DNA.
TCATGGCCGCGTCACGATAGGACTGGATGTTGTGGCCGAGCTTGGAGTTCTTCATGTGGCATTCCTGGCAGTTCTCCTGCCCCACCTCCGCCTTGTAGGCCCAGAGGTAGCTGCCGTAGGAGGTGCAGCACTGGGTAGGCTCGTCCAGCTCCAGGTTCGGCCCCAGACCGTGGCACTGGCCGCACTGGATGGCCTGGTCCATGATCGGGCTCTTGGCCATCTTGGGGAACTTGTCCGAGGGATGATCCCCGTCCTTGGATCCGTACACCACGCCGGCCTTGGGGTAGCCGTCCTGCCACTTGTGGGTGATGGCGTTCCTGTTGTGGCAGACCAGGCAGTTGATGGAGACGCTCTTCAGCTTCTCTTCGAGTTTCTTGGCCCCCTCCTTGTCCTTCTTGGCCCGCGCCTCCTTCCAGCCGTAGAGGGTGGTGACCAGTTCCTGGGCCACCGAATCCTCGGCGTCGGCCAGTTGCGGCAGATGGCACTTGGCGCACCCCATCAGGTGCTCCACCTTGACGTCCTTCGGGCTCTTCACCCCCGAATAGGGTTCCTCCATCAGGCCGTTCTCAATAGTGGTCATTATGGTCATCGCCGTGCGCGCCGTGCCGAAGAGGGAGCGCGAGTGAATTGATTTCTGGGCCTGGTCATGCTGCTCCTGGTGACATTCGACGCAGGAGCTCGAGTCGTACATCTTGGCCAATTCGGCCAGGGTCTTCGCCTTCCCCGACTTGGCCGCTATCGTTTCCTGCCAGCCGATGCCGGCCTTACCCGCGAAAGCCGGCGCCGCCAACGCCACAAGAAGAGCGGCCGCCAGGCTTGCCTGCACATTCAGTCTCTTCATGATTTCCTCTGTCCTTTCCGGTTATCGAACAAAAGGGCGCCCCGCGCAGGCGGGGCGCCCATCCGCATCAGCAGCCCTGCAACTCATCCCCCTCGCACTCCGTGAGGGAGATCGGGGAATCCACCTTGATCTTTTCCGCCTTGGCTTTGCCGAACTTAAGCGTCACCTCGTTTCCCTGCACCGCGAGCACCTTCGGGCTCCCGCCGAGGGAAGTTACCATGGCGCCTTTCTTGACGA
It encodes the following:
- the extKL gene encoding multiheme c-type cytochrome (seleno)protein ExtKL, whose translation is MKRLNVQASLAAALLVALAAPAFAGKAGIGWQETIAAKSGKAKTLAELAKMYDSSSCVECHQEQHDQAQKSIHSRSLFGTARTAMTIMTTIENGLMEEPYSGVKSPKDVKVEHLMGCAKCHLPQLADAEDSVAQELVTTLYGWKEARAKKDKEGAKKLEEKLKSVSINCLVCHNRNAITHKWQDGYPKAGVVYGSKDGDHPSDKFPKMAKSPIMDQAIQCGQCHGLGPNLELDEPTQCCTSYGSYLWAYKAEVGQENCQECHMKNSKLGHNIQSYRDAAMSDKAVEFKAEAFGYYWRDGAKIRPRAVVKVEMLNKAGHSIPDGUPTPNRLVLSVIGKTKDGKEVFNQEKIYMPVPQQLARGDRMGRGPYEKSGLIEDTGLPPGKLVKERFEIFYPLEEVEVNGKTVEKPAAYDLDVEVKLTYLPFGTPNSDPFVWKEFTRTVSISQSGK
- the extJ gene encoding selenite/tellurite reduction operon protein ExtJ, with product MFGKTMRIAAAGLVALSLAATAFAAGPAKGKVTKVEGEQVTVTLEAAPPAFVKKGAMVTSLGGSPKVLAVQGNEVTLKFGKAKAEKIKVDSPISLTECEGDELQGC